In Prosthecochloris sp. GSB1, the following proteins share a genomic window:
- the amrS gene encoding AmmeMemoRadiSam system radical SAM enzyme, translating to MQQKADFCHRSGGDTVQCDLCHHYCRLGKGRRGICGTRVNRLGTLFSENYGRPAGLAADPVEKKPLYHFLPGSRALSFGTRGCNFRCENCQNWRISQSRSRAEDTEPVPPLSIVRTAIESGCSSIACTYNEPTIFAEYALDTMREARKQDMKTIWVSNGFMSDNCLDAIEPLLDAINIDLKSMRDAFYRKVCGARLGPVLDNLKRIARTNIHLEITTLLIPGFSDDGKMLREMAEFIAGELGSDTPWHLSGFVPGISWKMRDIPPTMPQSLETAIEIGNSAGLVYIYSSHFHQDTHCPACGASVIERQGYRTTRRDRNGRCRACGASIPNLVLASRPGPGK from the coding sequence ATGCAACAGAAAGCGGACTTCTGTCACAGATCGGGCGGAGACACCGTCCAGTGCGATCTGTGCCATCACTACTGCAGGCTCGGAAAGGGACGTCGCGGCATATGCGGAACCCGCGTCAACAGGCTGGGAACGCTTTTCAGCGAAAACTACGGTCGCCCGGCTGGCCTTGCGGCGGACCCGGTCGAGAAAAAACCGCTGTACCATTTCCTTCCCGGCAGCCGCGCCCTCTCTTTCGGAACACGCGGCTGCAACTTCCGTTGCGAAAACTGTCAGAACTGGCGCATAAGCCAGAGTCGCTCCCGCGCTGAGGACACGGAGCCGGTCCCTCCCTTATCCATCGTTAGGACGGCCATCGAAAGCGGTTGTTCTTCGATTGCGTGCACCTATAACGAACCGACGATATTCGCCGAATATGCCCTCGATACCATGCGCGAGGCAAGGAAACAGGACATGAAAACCATCTGGGTAAGCAACGGCTTCATGTCGGACAATTGCCTGGACGCGATCGAACCTCTGCTCGACGCAATCAATATCGATCTGAAATCGATGCGTGACGCCTTTTACAGAAAAGTATGCGGAGCGAGGCTCGGACCGGTGCTCGACAACCTGAAACGGATTGCCCGCACGAACATCCACCTCGAAATCACGACACTCCTGATCCCCGGATTTTCCGACGACGGGAAAATGCTTCGGGAAATGGCGGAATTCATCGCAGGCGAACTCGGAAGCGACACCCCCTGGCACCTGTCGGGATTCGTTCCGGGCATCTCCTGGAAAATGCGTGATATTCCTCCCACCATGCCGCAAAGCCTCGAAACGGCAATCGAGATTGGCAATAGCGCCGGTCTTGTATATATATATAGTTCGCACTTCCACCAGGACACGCATTGTCCAGCATGCGGCGCCTCCGTTATCGAACGGCAAGGTTACAGGACGACCCGCAGAGACAGAAACGGCCGGTGCCGGGCTTGCGGCGCTTCCATCCCGAACCTCGTCCTGGCGAGCAGGCCCGGACCCGGCAAATGA
- the dapF gene encoding diaminopimelate epimerase has translation MQIRFSKMSGAGNDFIVIDNMKRDIRFTEHQIRRFCRRRTGIGADGLILVEPSANHDFTMKYFNADGRAGSMCGNGGRCAAYFARVAGIAGDATVFEANGNRYEAWVTGPELVKLKMVVPEDFRNNFYANGFSCHFVDTGSPHTIIYTEGLDTFNVDDAGSAIRNNTDLFPQGTNVNFIEVTGPESLKVRTFERGVEAETLACGTGAVAAALMSYRLGKLDSTSVSVSVRSGDVLRIDFSENMQEVFLSGPAHIVYTGTATFPDDGA, from the coding sequence ATGCAGATACGTTTTTCGAAAATGTCAGGGGCGGGGAACGATTTCATCGTCATCGACAACATGAAGCGGGATATACGCTTCACCGAACACCAGATCAGAAGGTTCTGCCGGCGGAGAACCGGCATAGGCGCCGACGGTCTCATTCTCGTCGAACCTTCAGCGAACCATGACTTCACCATGAAGTACTTCAACGCCGACGGAAGAGCTGGCTCGATGTGCGGCAACGGCGGCAGATGCGCCGCTTACTTCGCCCGTGTCGCGGGTATCGCCGGCGACGCGACGGTTTTCGAAGCGAACGGAAACCGTTACGAAGCCTGGGTCACCGGTCCGGAACTGGTAAAGCTGAAAATGGTTGTCCCTGAAGATTTCAGGAACAACTTCTACGCAAACGGCTTTTCGTGCCATTTCGTCGACACCGGCTCCCCGCACACCATCATCTATACCGAAGGGCTCGATACGTTCAACGTCGATGACGCAGGCAGCGCCATCCGCAACAATACCGACCTGTTCCCGCAGGGAACCAACGTCAACTTCATAGAAGTGACCGGGCCGGAAAGCCTGAAGGTCAGGACGTTCGAGCGGGGCGTCGAGGCTGAAACGCTCGCATGCGGAACCGGAGCGGTGGCCGCAGCGCTCATGAGCTACCGCCTGGGCAAGCTCGACTCCACCAGCGTCAGCGTTTCCGTCAGAAGCGGAGATGTCCTGCGGATCGATTTTTCCGAGAACATGCAGGAGGTCTTCCTTTCCGGGCCCGCCCACATCGTCTATACCGGGACGGCGACATTTCCGGATGACGGAGCATAA
- the amrB gene encoding AmmeMemoRadiSam system protein B, whose translation MRPDIRYPAVAESFYPSDSAELEKTVLKLLDDAPVPPAAVGNRKIRGIMVPHAGYSFSGKVAASAYKLLRGKSFDTVYLLGNAHAYVFAGVALDGHAIWQTPLGQVPLNTTAVKRLRNRAPDLANVLNIAHHSDHILEVHIPFLQYTLKPGFRILPLLFGENPPNIYRKAAELLKETLGPEDLLIASTDLSHYPSYDDACGIDRKTLEHIIAMDIEGLDKHVRKTMKRNIPHEDALFCGPDGLKTVLEIAGRSGWKSRKLLYSNSGDSMYHDRDAVVGYGAVAFFEK comes from the coding sequence ATGAGACCCGACATCAGATACCCTGCGGTCGCGGAATCGTTCTATCCATCCGATTCCGCCGAACTCGAAAAAACGGTACTGAAGCTGCTCGACGACGCTCCCGTTCCCCCCGCGGCTGTCGGCAACCGGAAAATCAGGGGGATCATGGTCCCTCATGCCGGTTACAGCTTCAGCGGAAAAGTCGCCGCGTCGGCCTACAAGCTGTTGCGGGGAAAGTCGTTCGACACGGTCTACCTCCTTGGCAACGCCCACGCCTATGTCTTCGCGGGCGTGGCCCTCGACGGCCACGCAATCTGGCAGACCCCTCTCGGCCAGGTTCCGCTGAACACAACCGCCGTGAAGCGGCTGCGGAACAGAGCGCCCGATCTCGCGAACGTGCTCAACATAGCGCACCATTCAGACCATATCCTCGAGGTGCATATTCCGTTTCTCCAGTACACGCTGAAACCGGGCTTCCGGATACTTCCCCTGCTGTTCGGGGAAAACCCGCCGAACATCTATCGCAAGGCGGCCGAACTCCTGAAAGAAACGCTCGGCCCCGAAGATCTTCTCATAGCCAGCACGGATCTTTCTCACTATCCGTCATACGATGACGCCTGCGGCATAGACAGAAAAACCCTCGAACACATCATCGCAATGGATATCGAGGGGCTCGACAAGCACGTACGAAAAACCATGAAACGCAACATTCCTCATGAAGACGCGCTTTTCTGCGGTCCTGACGGCCTCAAAACGGTACTCGAAATAGCCGGAAGATCGGGCTGGAAAAGCAGGAAACTCCTGTACTCGAACAGCGGGGACTCGATGTATCATGACAGGGACGCCGTCGTCGGATACGGTGCGGTGGCCTTCTTCGAAAAATAG